Proteins from one Cryptomeria japonica chromosome 4, Sugi_1.0, whole genome shotgun sequence genomic window:
- the LOC131875145 gene encoding uncharacterized protein LOC131875145, translating to MKTEECEKLEQELKRLKVENKVLDSSKLLEEFINMEKAHSNKTGLGFQPGECSNHNDKDKCKEVKAEEEKKLEDSKIQNQSTNARRPPVHQPNAQRYPSFIGYYFQCGKFGHEYANCRSIQCYNCKRFGHKENYYQNHNLVGGNEVYNNFHRYFYTCTSYGHKANQCISRTLSVNLVKKNISCYKCKQSRHYANQCRNGNMDKSTEKNGMNNDGSKKKENLVWRKKEVDNGSKHGIPESSVGTHLFLWYLSIFLRLKKNI from the coding sequence ATGaagactgaagaatgtgagaagctagagcAAGAATTGAAGAGGTTGAAGGTGGAGAATAAGGTTCTTGATAGTAGTAAGCTCTTGGAAGAATTTATCAACATGGAGAAAGCTCATTCAAACAAGACTGGACTTGGATTTCAGCCTGGTGAATGTTCAAATCATAAtgacaaagacaaatgcaaagagGTTAaggcagaagaagagaagaaattagaagatagCAAAATCCAGAATCAGAGTACTAATGCAAGAAGGCCACCGGTTCATCAAccgaatgcacaaaggtacccatcttttattGGTTATTATTTTCAATGCGGTAAATTTGGTCATGAATATGCAAATTGTAGAAGCATTCAGTGTTATAATTGtaagaggtttggtcataaagaaaattactatcAGAATCATAATCTGGTTGGAGGAAATGAGGTATATAATAACTTTCATAGATATTTCTATACATGCACTagttatggtcataaagctaatcagtgCATATCTAGAACTCTTTCGGTGAATTTAGTGAAGAAGAACATCAGTTGTTACAAATGCAAGCAATctagacattatgctaatcaatgcagaAATGGAAATATGGATAAATCTACTGAGAAGAATGGAATGAATAATGATggatcaaagaagaaagaaaatttggtttggagaaagaaggaggtgGATAATGGAAGCAAGCATGGCATACCAGAATCTAGTGTAGGCAcgcacctcttcctctggtatcTGAGCATATTTCTTCGGCTCAAGAagaacatttga